In Zingiber officinale cultivar Zhangliang chromosome 6A, Zo_v1.1, whole genome shotgun sequence, a single genomic region encodes these proteins:
- the LOC121995016 gene encoding uncharacterized protein LOC121995016, whose amino-acid sequence MGSATVLASLCNRGAASASAASRSGTKDPPQNLASGGESRLGMSAASQIKSPPCTRLFIPSESAGSENHNSRSVSSSPDKDDHCYTTRGSAALVCEGENADERASAASLPRFFVSLSNKEKEEDFMVMKGCKLPQRPKKRSKFVQKCILLVSPGAWLSDLSQERYVVREKKGSRKRRRGLKAMSMESDSE is encoded by the exons ATGGGCTCTGCAACGGTCCTCGCATCACTCTGCAATAGGGGTGCCGCAAGCGCCTCCGCCGCATCAAGGTCAGGGACAAAGGATCCGCCGCAAAATCTGGCGTCCGGAGGGGAATCGCGTCTCGGAATGTCTGCCGCATCGCAGATCAAGAGTCCCCCCTGCACCCGCCTCTTTATCCCCTCAG AATCGGCTGGGAGCGAGAACCATAACTCCCGATCTGTCTCGTCGTCACCGGATAAGGATGACCATTGCTACACGACCAGGGGATCGGCGGCGTTGGTATGCGAGGGCGAGAACGCCGACGAAAGAGCCTCGGCAGCCTCTCTACCTCGATTCTTCGTTTCACTGTCGaacaaggagaaggaggaggacttCATGGTGATGAAGGGGTGCAAGCTGCCGCAGCGACCCAAGAAAAGATCCAAATTCGTCCAAAAATGCATACTC TTGGTGAGTCCTGGAGCATGGCTGTCAGATCTCTCACAGGAGAGGTATGTAGTCAGGGAGAAGAAGGGATCAAGAAAG AGGAGAAGAGGATTAAAGGCCATGTCCATGGAGAGTGATTCAGAATGA